The Collimonas fungivorans Ter331 genome has a segment encoding these proteins:
- a CDS encoding DUF2242 domain-containing protein, producing the protein MSRMYSFSRVSLLVLLGGALAACSTAKPKVYQGEEFSETSTFSHDFAKSSADTCEAARRTLLSQGYIIKQAKDDLVDGHKHFQPESDVHVEIEFHVVCAANDKQGKSSTLFVSATQDRYALKKTNNSASVGLSVLGSVSMPIGSTSDSLVKVASETIPAGQFYDRFFGLIEHYLGLDTGLPVQDFDDKPALPVKPAPKAPE; encoded by the coding sequence ATGTCCAGGATGTACAGTTTTTCACGTGTTTCGCTGCTGGTCTTGCTGGGCGGCGCCCTCGCCGCCTGCTCGACCGCAAAGCCCAAGGTTTACCAGGGCGAGGAATTCAGCGAAACCAGCACGTTTTCCCATGACTTCGCCAAGTCCAGCGCCGACACCTGCGAAGCGGCGCGCCGCACTTTGCTGAGCCAGGGTTACATCATCAAGCAGGCCAAGGATGACCTGGTCGACGGCCACAAGCACTTCCAGCCGGAAAGCGATGTCCACGTCGAGATCGAATTCCATGTGGTGTGCGCCGCCAACGACAAGCAAGGCAAAAGCAGCACGCTGTTTGTCAGCGCCACCCAGGACCGTTACGCCCTCAAGAAAACCAACAACTCGGCCAGCGTCGGCTTGAGCGTGCTGGGTTCGGTGTCGATGCCGATCGGTAGCACTTCCGATTCGCTGGTAAAGGTCGCCAGCGAGACGATTCCGGCCGGCCAGTTCTACGACCGTTTTTTCGGCCTGATCGAACATTACCTCGGCCTCGATACCGGTTTGCCGGTGCAGGATTTCGACGACAAGCCTGCGCTGCCGGTCAAGCCGGCGCCCAAGGCCCCGGAATAA
- a CDS encoding Lrp/AsnC family transcriptional regulator: MDKIDKQILAILQEDASTPVAEIAEKVNLSSTPCWRRIQKLEEDGVVLRRVALLDANKLNVGVTVFVSIKTNQHNANWYAQFSNTVKLIPEVVEFYRMSGNIDYLLRVVVPNIAAYDAVYQKLTQSNALFDVNASFAMEQIKHTTALPLDYAGLD, encoded by the coding sequence ATGGATAAAATAGATAAACAGATTCTGGCCATCCTGCAGGAAGACGCCAGCACGCCGGTGGCGGAGATCGCCGAGAAGGTCAACCTGTCGTCGACGCCGTGCTGGCGCCGCATACAGAAGCTGGAAGAGGATGGCGTGGTGCTGCGCCGGGTGGCGCTGCTGGACGCCAACAAGCTCAATGTCGGCGTGACGGTATTCGTGTCGATCAAGACCAACCAGCACAACGCCAACTGGTATGCGCAATTCAGCAACACCGTCAAACTGATTCCGGAAGTGGTCGAGTTTTACCGCATGAGCGGCAACATCGATTACCTGCTGCGGGTGGTGGTGCCGAATATCGCCGCCTACGACGCGGTGTACCAGAAGCTGACGCAGTCGAACGCCCTGTTCGACGTCAACGCCAGCTTCGCCATGGAACAGATCAAGCACACCACCGCGCTGCCACTTGACTATGCCGGACTGGACTGA
- a CDS encoding autotransporter outer membrane beta-barrel domain-containing protein produces MARALTARTAAVLGAGLVICAPAGAANFSQMVFFGDSLTDSGYFTGVGKQPSFTTNPDPVWAQILAHKYGTTANPAAVLTPSGAQAAGGTDYAVGGARVTSQNGWPDAATAPLVPTVASQVQAYLAANPRLDSKGLYAVWAGANDIFGYTQTNIAGLLNPATQTATAVQTIQQVAGEATNVVSLVRQLQQAGAGTVIVINLPDVGRTPQGSSIPALATLWTAASTSFNDSLNSGLSGLGGNIVALNAFGLLREAIANPGLYGFTNVTSQACTTSSSSTCTTSTLVAPNADQTYLFADGVHPTGAGHAILAQYVESVLQAPGQIGMLAEAPLAGAQTFTRVIDDRLRLTPRAGQVEAYAAYDNTHQSLDHNGNNPGLDGSSNSLSVGVDYAVNQNVTVGGAFGFAHNKANFGNDTGGFKLDQAMLSAYTQYRDGAWALNALGMVGSLQYKDVTRNIALGAATRRESGSSDGHQFLLRIGGQYDFNLGGLVLSPVGTLTWQQVNVDGYTENGNDSTAMNFQSQRRNSLVSSLGAQVSSKLTLGQYALQPFAKLAWEKEFEDSERDVRANVVGMAGSFGLPAYQGPSNSARLDLGASIALAADFSAYASYSGQFAGGNKTNSFQVGLKKAF; encoded by the coding sequence ATGGCCCGTGCACTGACCGCCCGTACTGCTGCCGTATTGGGCGCGGGGCTCGTCATCTGCGCGCCGGCCGGCGCCGCGAATTTTTCGCAGATGGTGTTTTTCGGCGACTCGCTGACCGACAGCGGATATTTCACCGGCGTCGGCAAGCAGCCGTCGTTTACGACCAACCCCGACCCGGTCTGGGCGCAGATCCTGGCGCATAAATACGGCACTACCGCCAATCCGGCAGCGGTGCTGACGCCGAGCGGCGCGCAGGCGGCCGGCGGCACCGACTACGCCGTCGGCGGCGCCCGCGTGACCAGCCAGAACGGCTGGCCCGACGCCGCCACGGCGCCTTTGGTGCCGACCGTCGCCAGCCAGGTCCAGGCTTACCTGGCCGCCAATCCGCGGCTCGACAGCAAAGGCCTGTACGCGGTCTGGGCCGGCGCCAACGACATATTCGGCTACACCCAGACCAATATCGCCGGCCTGCTCAATCCGGCGACGCAGACTGCCACCGCGGTGCAGACGATCCAGCAAGTCGCCGGCGAAGCCACCAATGTAGTCAGCCTGGTCAGGCAATTGCAGCAAGCTGGCGCCGGCACCGTGATCGTCATCAATCTGCCCGACGTCGGCCGCACTCCGCAAGGTTCGTCGATCCCGGCGCTGGCCACCTTGTGGACAGCGGCGTCGACCAGCTTCAACGACAGCCTGAACAGCGGCTTGAGCGGCCTGGGCGGCAATATCGTCGCGCTCAACGCCTTCGGCCTGCTGCGTGAAGCGATCGCCAATCCCGGCTTGTACGGCTTCACCAACGTCACTTCACAGGCGTGCACCACCAGCTCTTCGTCGACTTGCACCACCTCAACCCTGGTGGCGCCGAACGCCGACCAGACTTACCTGTTCGCCGACGGCGTCCATCCGACCGGCGCCGGCCATGCCATTCTGGCGCAGTATGTCGAATCGGTATTGCAGGCTCCGGGCCAGATCGGCATGCTGGCGGAAGCGCCGCTGGCCGGCGCCCAGACTTTCACCCGGGTGATCGACGACCGCCTGCGCCTGACGCCGCGCGCAGGGCAGGTGGAAGCCTATGCCGCCTATGACAATACCCACCAGAGCCTGGACCACAACGGCAACAATCCTGGCCTGGACGGTTCGTCCAACAGCCTGTCGGTTGGCGTCGACTATGCGGTCAACCAGAACGTTACGGTCGGCGGCGCTTTCGGTTTCGCCCATAACAAGGCGAATTTCGGCAACGACACCGGCGGCTTCAAGCTGGACCAGGCCATGTTGTCGGCCTACACCCAGTACCGCGACGGCGCCTGGGCGCTCAACGCGCTGGGCATGGTCGGTTCGCTGCAGTACAAGGACGTGACCCGCAACATCGCTTTGGGTGCGGCTACCCGCCGCGAGAGCGGCAGCAGCGACGGCCACCAGTTCCTGCTGCGCATCGGCGGCCAGTACGACTTTAACCTTGGCGGGCTGGTTCTGAGTCCGGTCGGCACCCTGACCTGGCAACAGGTCAATGTCGACGGCTACACCGAAAACGGCAATGACAGCACGGCCATGAACTTCCAGTCGCAGCGGCGCAATTCGCTGGTGTCCAGCCTGGGCGCGCAAGTCAGCAGCAAGCTGACGCTGGGCCAGTATGCGCTGCAGCCGTTCGCCAAGCTGGCATGGGAAAAAGAGTTTGAAGACAGCGAACGCGACGTGCGCGCCAATGTGGTCGGCATGGCCGGCAGTTTCGGTTTGCCGGCGTACCAGGGGCCTTCCAACAGCGCCCGGCTGGATCTCGGCGCCAGCATTGCGCTGGCGGCGGACTTCAGCGCTTACGCCAGCTACAGCGGCCAGTTCGCCGGCGGCAACAAGACCAACTCTTTCCAGGTCGGCTTGAAGAAAGCGTTTTAA